From Lycium ferocissimum isolate CSIRO_LF1 chromosome 12, AGI_CSIRO_Lferr_CH_V1, whole genome shotgun sequence, one genomic window encodes:
- the LOC132040573 gene encoding protein DETOXIFICATION 16-like, protein MDIQDIECSLIAETVKEEAKKRGRRSDEILAEVKKLLILAGPLMSINFLLYCLQVISIMFVGHLGELSLSGASMATSFASVTGLSLLMGMASALDTFCGQSYGAKQYHMLGIHMQRAMLVLLLASVPLACIWANAGNILVVLGQDPEIAAEAGSYARYMIPTLFAYAFLQCLIRFLQSQNNVVPMMFSAGITAFLHLFSCWILIFKSGLGNKGAAVANAISYWINVLLLAAYVRTSPSCKNTWTGFSKEAFHDIWKYLRLAIPSAAMFCLEIWSFEMMVLLSGLLPNPNLETSVLSISFNTYAMVFMIPLGLSGATSIRVSNELGAGQPQAARLAASTAVFLVATEGIVVAIVLISVRKLWGYCYSTEEEVVGYVAEMLVLLAGSHFLDGIQAVLSGTARGCGWQKIGAVVNLGAYYLFGIPAGVILAFVYHFGGKGLWLGITLALFAQALLLSIVTLRTNWEKEAKKAVDRETPELA, encoded by the exons ATGGATATACAAGATATTGAGTGCTCATTGATTGCAGAAACTGTAAAGGAAGAGGCCAAGAAGAGGGGAAGAAGAAGTGATGAAATTTTGGCAGAAGTGAAGAAGCTGTTGATATTAGCAGGCCCTCTTATGTCTATCAATTTTTTGTTATATTGCTTACAGGTTATATCTATCATGTTTGTGGGTCATCTAGGGGAGTTATCTCTTTCTGGTGCTTCAATGGCTACTTCTTTTGCCTCTGTAACTGGTCTCAGCTTGTTG ATGGGAATGGCAAGTGCATTGGACACTTTCTGTGGGCAATCATATGGTGCAAAGCAGTATCATATGCTCGGTATCCATATGCAAAGGGCAATGCTTGTTCTTCTACTGGCCAGTGTTCCTTTGGCCTGCATTTGGGCTAATGCAGGTAATATTCTCGTAGTATTGGGACAAGATCCGGAAATAGCAGCTGAAGCAGGAAGTTATGCACGCTATATGATTCCGACTCTTTTCGCCTATGCGTTTCTCCAGTGTCTTATTAGATTTCTACAATCCCAAAACAACGTGGTGCCCATGATGTTCAGTGCCGGAATCACTGCTTTTCTGCATCTATTCAGTTGTTGGATTCTGATCTTTAAATCTGGCCTAGGCAACAAAGGTGCTGCTGTTGCTAACGCTATATCCTACTGGATTAATGTCTTATTGCTAGCTGCATATGTCAGAACATCGCCTTCCTGCAAAAACACTTGGACCGGATTTTCTAAAGAGGCATTTCATGATATTTGGAAATATCTAAGACTTGCCATTCCTTCAGCGGCTATGTTCTG CTTAGAGATTTGGTCATTTGAAATGATGGTTCTGTTGTCCGGACTTCTTCCAAATCCAAATCTAGAGACCTCAGTTCTTTCTATCAG CTTTAACACATATGCCATGGTGTTTATGATACCTCTAGGACTAAGTGGTGCCACAAG CATAAGAGTTTCAAATGAACTAGGCGCGGGACAACCTCAAGCAGCTCGTTTAGCAGCTAGTACTGCAGTATTCTTGGTGGCCACAGAAGGCATTGTTGTAGCAATAGTGTTGATTTCGGTTCGTAAATTGTGGGGCTACTGTTATAGCACTGAGGAAGAAGTAGTTGGATATGTAGCAGAAATGCTAGTCTTGCTAGCAGGATCCCACTTCTTAGATGGTATCCAAGCAGTGCTTTCAG GTACTGCAAGAGGCTGTGGGTGGCAAAAGATAGGGGCAGTTGTCAACTTGGGAGCTTATTACCTTTTCGGAATACCTGCTGGTGTTATATTAGCTTTTGTCTATCATTTTGGTGGAAAG GGACTTTGGCTGGGAATCACTCTTGCCCTCTTTGCACAAGCACTACTTCTTTCAATAGTTACTCTGCGGACAAATTGGGAAAAAGAG GCAAAGAAGGCAGTGGATAGGGAGACTCCAGAGCTAGCATAG